The following DNA comes from Spirulina major PCC 6313.
ATGATCGTCAATAACTTTGGCGGTTGGTTGAATTTCCCCGACTATTTCTTCTTCTATGCCTACCATGGTCAAGATGCCACCTTTAACGGTAGCTCCTATAAAAATCCTGAGATGGATGCGCTGATTGAAACAGCCTTAGAATCCGAACCAGGGGACGCAGAATATGAACAAGCAGTGAAAGATTTCATCACCTTAGCCTGGGAAGAAATGCCCCGGATTCCGATTGTTCAACCCACCCTATCCGTAGCCATGCAAACCAATGTCGAAGGCTATCAATATTGGTTCCACCGTCAACTGGATTTCCGCCAACTCATGAAGGCTTAAAGTGAGTCAATAATTCGTAGCCCTCACCCCAAACCCCTCTCCCCAAGAGGGCGAGGGGATTCAGGATATAGCCTATGGATTGAGAAAGCACTATCCCACCATCAAAGAGTAGATACCTCAGTCATTCATCGTGACAGATTAGCGATCGCACAACCCGATCATTAATGGGCAATATCTGCTCGAAAAATGACTCATTTTGAGAGTTGCATGATTCGTGCTTGTTTCCCATTTCCTGAGAAGATCATGGCCCAACAGTCTAAACTGCGCTTTATTATTCAACGCTTACTAGCTGCGATTCCAAGCATTATCGGGGTTGTGGTGGTGACGTTTATTTTGACCCGCGCCCTACCGGGTGATCCAGCCGTATTTTTCGCCGGGCCTTCCGCCACCCAAGAAGCGATCGATCAAGTTCGTGCCAGTCTGGGCCTTGATCAAAGCCTGCCCGTCCAGTTTTTGCGCTACATCCAAGACCTGCTCAAAGGCGATTTTGGCGAGTCGATCACCACGGGGCAAACGGTTTTATATGACCTCACCACGCGCCTCCCAGCTTCTCTGGAATTAACGATCGCTGCCTTAATCTTTGCCCTTGCGATCGCGCTTCCCCTCGGTATCGTTGCCGCCCTTTATCCCAACTCCAAATGGGATCACCTGATTCGCTTTTTAATGACAGCGGGTGTATCGTTGCCCACCTTTTTCACCGGGCTATTTTTACTCTATGTCTTCTACTATCGTCTTAACATTGCCCCCGCCCCCACGGGACGTTTAGATCTCCTCACCTCTCCCCCGGATCGAATTACTGGCTTATTCTTAATTGATAGCCTCGTGACGGGAGATTTTGAAGTATTTATTCAGGCATTTCGCCAATTAGTCATGCCTGCCATTACCCTCGGAATTTTCGCCCTTGCCCCCGTCGCACGGGTGACACGAGCCTCCATGTTAGCGGTACTCAGTAGCGACTACATTCGCACCGCCCGCAGCCATGGATTAGCCCCGCTGAAAATTCTGTGGAGCTATGCGTTTCGCAATGCGTTGCTCTCGATTTTAACCACAATGGGGGTGGTATTTTCGTTTCTATTGGGGTCGAATGTTTTAGTCGAAAAAGTGTTCGCCTGGCCGGGGATTGGTTCCTATGCAGTGGAGGCGTTGATTTCCTCAGACTATGCTGCTGTCCAAGGTTTTGTCTTGACGATGGCGTTGCTTTATATCGTGCTGAATTTAAGCATTGATATTATCTACGGCATGATTGATCCGCGAGCAGGTCAGTGATGATTAGTGATGATTATTCACCACATTAACAAGGGGTTTAAGCCCCTTGCCCGTTGCAAAGTTTGAGAACGTTGAGCGACTAATTTTATAGCTGAGGAAGAGTAGAAACATGACACTTTCATTACGCCATACCCGCTATGTGATTGGAGAAAATGCGATTACGTTTGGGGCGTTTCTC
Coding sequences within:
- a CDS encoding ABC transporter permease codes for the protein MAQQSKLRFIIQRLLAAIPSIIGVVVVTFILTRALPGDPAVFFAGPSATQEAIDQVRASLGLDQSLPVQFLRYIQDLLKGDFGESITTGQTVLYDLTTRLPASLELTIAALIFALAIALPLGIVAALYPNSKWDHLIRFLMTAGVSLPTFFTGLFLLYVFYYRLNIAPAPTGRLDLLTSPPDRITGLFLIDSLVTGDFEVFIQAFRQLVMPAITLGIFALAPVARVTRASMLAVLSSDYIRTARSHGLAPLKILWSYAFRNALLSILTTMGVVFSFLLGSNVLVEKVFAWPGIGSYAVEALISSDYAAVQGFVLTMALLYIVLNLSIDIIYGMIDPRAGQ